DNA sequence from the Amycolatopsis sp. Hca4 genome:
GACGCCGACGGGCAGCGTGCGCTGACCGTCTACGGCCGCCCGGACGACGCCGACGACCACCCGTGGACCGAGCACGCCACCGGTCTGCTCGGCACCGGCCCGGCCGCGGCGCCCGAACCCGTCGAGTGGCCGGCGGACGCCGAACCGATCGGCACCGAAGACCTGTACGAACGGCTGGCCGGCGACGGCTTCGGCTACGGGCCGGCCTTCCGCGGCCTGCGGGCCGCCTGGCGCCACGGCACGGACGTGTTCGCCGAGGTGACCCTGCCGGAGGCGGTGACCGGGGACGCCGGCGCGTTCGGCATCCACCCGGCGCTGCTGGACGCGGCGCTGCACGCGCTGCCGTTCGCGGACCTCGGCGGTACCCGGGGCGGCCTGCCGTTCGCCTGGAGCGACGTCCGCCTGCACGCCACCGGGGCCACCACCGTGCGGGTCCGGCTCCGGCCGGTCCGTGAGGGCGTGGCCGCGCTGGAGCTGACCGACCCGGCCGGGGCACCGGTGCTCTCGGTGGGTTCGCTGGCCGTGCGCGCGCCGGACGCCGCCGGCACCGCGGCCACCGGCCGCGACCTCTACCGGCTGGACTGGACGGCCGTCCCGGCCGAAGCGGCCGGGAACGCCGGCTCGATCGCCGTGCTCGGCGACGACCCGTTCGGGCTGGACTTCCGGACCACCGATACCGCGCCGGCCGTGGTGCTGCGCCCGGTCGCCGGGCGAGCCGGCCCCGAGGCGGTGCACACGCTGACCGCCGAGGTGCTGGCCGACCTGCAGAACTGGCTGTCCGACGGCACGCCGGGCCGGCTGGCCTTCGTGACCCGGGGCGCGGTCGGCCACGAGCCCGCCGATCTGGCCGGGGCGGCCGTGTGGGGCCTGGTCCGCGCCGCGCAGGCGGAGCACCCGGGCCGGTTCGTCCTGCTCGACCTCGACACCGGCGCGGAGTCCGCCGCGCTGATCCCGGCGGCCCTGGCCACCGGGGAGCCGCAGCTGGCCGTCCGCGACGGCGGGCTGCTGGCGGCCCGGCTGGCCCGCGCCACCGCGGAACCCGACGTCACCACCGAGGACGTCGCCTGGCCGGAGTCCGGCACCGTGGTGATCACCGGCGGGACCGGCGGCCTGGGCGCGGTGCTGGCCCGGCACCTGGTGACCGAGCGCGGCGTGCGGCGGCTGCTCCTGCTGTCCCGCCGGGGCGCGGGCGCCCCCGGCGCGGCCGAGCTTCTCACTGAGCTGGCCGAGGCCGGGGCCGACGTCGCCGCGGTGGCGTGCGACGCGGCCGACCGGGCCGCACTGGCCGAAGCGCTGGCCGGGGTACCGGCCGAGCACCCGGTCACCGCCGTGGTGCACACCGCCGGCGTGCTGGACGACGGGATGGTCGGCTCGCTGACACCGCAGCGGCTGTCGGCGGTGCTGCGGCCCAAGGTGGACGTCGCCTGGAACCTGCACGAGCTCACCGGCGACGTGGCGAAGTTCGTGCTGTTCTCTTCGGTCGCCGGGCTGACCGGGGCGGCCGGGCAGGCCAACTACGCGGCGGGCAACGCGTTCCTGGACGCGCTGGCCGCCCACCGGCGGGCCACCGGCCGGCCGGCGCTGTCGCTGGCCTGGGGGCCCTGGGCCGAGGCCGGGATGGCCGCTGAGAGCGCCCACCGGCGGTTGCAGCGCACCGGCGTGCCGCCGCTGTCCGTGGCGCGGGGACTGGCCCTGTTCGACGCGGCCGAGCGGGTGGCCGCCCCGGTCGTGGCGCCGGTCCGGCTGGACCTGCCGGTGCTGCGCGCGGGCGAGGTCTCCCCGGTGCTGCGCGGCCTGGTCCGCGGTCCGGTCCGCCGCACCGCGGCCGCCGGCGCGGCGCTGGTGGCCGGGCTGGACGCGAAGCGGAGCCGGGAGGCCGTGCTGGAACTGGTCCGCGCCCGGGTCGCCGGCGTGCTCGGGCACGCCGACGCCGCCGCCGTCGACCCGGACCGCCCGTTCTCCGAACTCGGGTTCGACTCGCTGACCGCGGTCGAACTGCGCAACCAGCTCAGCGCCGCGACCGGGTTGCGGACGCCGGCCACGCTGATCTTCGACCACCCGACGGTGACCGCGCTGGCGGCGTACCTGCTGGAGGAACTGCTCGGCGCGGACACGCCGGAGACCGGGCCCGCCGGCGCTCGCGACCTCGCCGACGACCCGATCGTCATCGTCGGCATGGACTGCCGCTACCCGGGCGGGGTGCGCTCGCCGGAGGACCTCTGGCGGGTCGTCACCGAAGGCGTCGACGTGATCTCCGGGTTCCCGGTCAACCGGGGCTGGGACCTCGACGCCCTCTACCACCCGGACCCGGACCACCCGGGCACCTGCTACACCCGCAGCGGCGGGTTCCTGCACGACGCCGGCGAGTTCGACCCGGCGTTCTTCGGGATGAGCCCGCGGGAGGCCCTGGCCACCGACTCGCAGCAGCGGCTGCTGCTGGAGACGTCCTGGTCGGCCATCGAGCGGGCCGGCGTGGACCCGCTCACGCTGCGCGGCAGCCGCACCGGCGTGTTCGCCGGGGTGATGTACGGCGACTACAGCGCGGTCTTGTCGGACGCCGAGTTCGAGGGCTACCGCGGCACCGGCAGCTCCACCAGCGTCGTCTCCGGCCGGGTGGCCTACACCCTCGGGCTGGAGGGCCCGGCCGTCACCGTCGACACCGCGTGCTCGTCGTCGCTCGTCGCGCTGCACTGGGCCATGCAGGCCCTGCGCGCCGGCGACTGCGACCTGGCCCTGGCCGGCGGCGTCACGGTGATGGCGTCGCCCGGGGCGTTCATCGAGTTCGCCCGCCAGCGCGGGCTGTCCCCGGACGGGCGCTGCAAGGCCTACTCCGACGCGGCCGACGGCGTGGCCTGGTCCGAGGGCGTCGGCGTGCTGGTGCTGGAACGGCAGTCCGACGCGATCCGCAACGGCCACCACGTGCTCGCCGTCGTCGCCGGCTCGGCGGTCAACTCCGACGGCGCGTCCAACGGCCTGACCGCGCCGAACGGGCCGTCGCAGCAGCGGGTGATCCGGCAGGCGCTGGCGTCCGCCGGACTGTCCACATCGGACGTCGACGTCGTCGAAGGGCACGGCACGGGCACGGCACTGGGCGACCCGATCGAAGCGCAGGCAGTGCTGGCGACCTACGGCCGGGACCGGGAAACCCCGGTGCTGCTGGGGTCGGTGAAGTCCAACCTCGGGCACACTCAGGCCGCGGCCGGCGTCGCCGGCGTCATCAAGATGGTGCAGGCGATGCAGCACGGCGTCGTCCCGCGCACCCTGCACGCCGACACGCCTTCGTCCCATGTGGACTGGACCGCCGGTGCGGTGGACCTGCTGCGCGAGCCGGCCGAGTGGCCCGCGGCCGGCCGGCCGCGCCGGGCGGCGGTCTCCTCCTTCGGGTTCAGCGGCACCAACGCCCACGTCATCCTCGAGCAGCCGGCCGTCGTGGTGCCGGCCGAGCCCGGCCCGCCGGTGCGCGCGCCCTGGCTGCTTTCCGCCCGCTCCGGTGGCGCGCTGCGCGACCAGGCCGCGCGGCTGGCGGCCCGGCTCGCCGCCGATCCCGCGCTCGACCCCACCGACGTGGCGTTCTCGCTGGCCACCACCCGCTCCCGGTTCGAGCACCGGGCCGCCGTGCTGGCCGAGGACACCGAGAGCCGGGTGCGGGCGCTGACCGCGCTGTCCGCCGACCGGCCCGATCCCGCCCTCGTGACCGGGGAGCCGGCCGGCGGCCGGTTGGCGCTGCTCTTCGCCGGCCAGGGCAGCCAGCGACCGGGGATGGGCCACGAGCTCTACCGGCAGTACCCCGCCTTCGCGGCCGCGTTCGACGCGGTGGCCGAAGCGCTGGCCCCGCAACTCGACCGGCCGCTGGCCGCAGTGCTGTTCGCGGCGCCCGGCTCGGCCGAGGCCGAGCTGCTCGACACGACCGGCTGGGCGCAGCCCGCGCTGTTCGCGCTGGAGGTTTCGCTGTTCCGGCTCCTGGAGTCCTGGGGGGTCGAGCCGGACCGGCTGGCCGGCCATTCGATCGGCGAGATCGCCGCCGCGCACGTGGCCGGGGTGCTCTCGCTGGCCGACGCGGCGACGCTGATCGGCGCGCGGGCCCGCCTGATGCAGGCGCTGCCGTCCGGCGGCGCGATGGTCGCGGTGCAGGCCACCGAAGACGAGGTGGCCGCCGCGGTCGACGGTGAAACCGTGGACGTCGCGGCCGTGAACGGACCGGACTCGGTGGTGCTGGCCGGCGACGAGGACGCGGTGCTGGCCGCCGCGGCGACCTTCGCCGCCCAGGGCCGCCGCACCAAACGCCTGCGCGTCTCGCACGCCTTCCACTCGCCCCGGATGGCCGCCATGCTGGCCGATTTCCGGGCCGTGGCGGAAACCCTGACCTTCCACCCGCCGCGCATCCCGGTCGTGTCCGCTCTGACCGGCGAGCCCGCCACCGCCGAGCAGCTCGGCGACCCGGAGCACTGGGTGCGGCACGTCCGCGCCACCGTGCGCTTCGCCGACGCGGTCCGCGCCATGGCCGGCCACGGCGTGACCACCTTCGCCGAGCTCGGCCCGGACGGCGTGCTCTCGGCCATGGTGCAGGACATCCTGGCCGGGCCGGCCGACGAGGTCGCCTGCGTGCCCGTGCTGCGGGCGGACCGCGCCGAGCAGACCGCGCTGCTCGGCGCGCTCGGCGCCCTGCACACCGCGGGCGTCGACCTCGACTGGCGCGCCTTCTTCGCCGGCCGCGACGCCCGCTGGGTCGACCTGCCCACCTACGCCTTCCAGTACGAATCCTTCTGGCCGCAGGCCACCACCCGGACCGCGGCCGACCCGGCCGACGAGCGGTGGTGGGCCGCGGTGGAACGGGGCGACGCCGGGGAACTGGCCGAGGTCGTCGGGCTGGGCGAGGACCAGCGCGCGGCCCTGGACTCGGTGCTGCCGGCACTGGCGAACTGGCGGCAGCACCGCGCCGACCGCGCCCGCCTCGACGGCTGGCGCTACCGGGTGGACTGGGCACCGCTGTCGATCGAGCCCGCCACCCTGTCCGGTACCTGGGTGCTGGCCACCACCGGCGACGAACCGGAGCTGGCCGCCGCACTCGCCGAGCGGGGCGCGCAGGTGCGCACGGTCCGGCTGACCGAGTCCGATGTGGACAGCGCCGGACCGGCCGGGCGGATCGGGCCGTGCGACGGCGTGCTCGCCGTCCTCGGCTCCGGAGACCACACCACCGGGCTGCCGCTGGGCTTCGCGCTCGGCGTCACGCTGGCCCGGACCGTCGAGTGTCCACTGTGGATTGTCACCCGGGACGCGGAAACCGACCCGGAGCAGGCGATGCTCTGGGGCCTCGGGCGCACCGCGGCGCTGGAGCACCCGCAGACCTGGGGCGGCCTGATCGACGTGCCCGCCGCGCTCGACGCCGACGACGCCCGCTCGGTCGCCGCCGTGCTGTCCGCGCCGGGCGGCGAAGACCAGCTCGCGGTCCGCGGCCGGGCGGTGTCCGGCCGGCGGCTGGTGCACCACCCCGGCACCGGCCACGCCCCGGCCGGCGAGTTCTCCGCCCGCGGCACCGTGCTGGTCACCGGCGGCACCGGCGGCCTGGGCGGCGAGGTGGCCCGCTGGCTCGCGCGCAGCGGCGCCCGGCGGCTCGTGCTGACCAGCCGCCGCGGCCCCGACGCGCCCGGCGCGGCCGAACTGCAGGCCGAACTGACCGAGCTCGGCGCGGACCACGGCCTCGCCGTCGACATCGTCGCCTGCGACGTCGCCGACCTCGACGCGCTGCGCGCGGTCCTGGACGGCATCCCCGAGGACATCCCGCTGACCGGCGTGGTGCACACCGCCGGCGTCGCCGACCGGGCGCCGCTGGCCGAGGTGGGCCTGGCCGAGCTGGCCGCCACGGTGTCGGCCAAGGCCGACGGCGCGGCCAACCTCGACCACCTGCTCGGCGACCGCGAGCTCGACCTGTTCGTGCTGTTCGGCTCGATCGCCGGGGTGATCGGCAGCGGCGGCCAGACCGGCTACAGCGCGGCCAACGCCGCCCTCGACGCCCTCGCCCGGCAGCGGCACGCCCGCGGCCGGACCGCCACCTCCATCGCCTGGGGCCCGTGGGCCGGGTCCGGGATGGCCGCGCAGGACGCCGGAACCGGCACCCTGGCCCGCCGGGGCCTGGCTTTCCTGCCGGTGCGCGCCGCCCTGGCCGAGCTGGGCCGCGCGATCGTGCAGCACGACGTGACGGTGACCGTCGTCGACGCGGACTGGGCGACCTACGTCCCGGTGTTCACCGCGGCCCGGCCCAGCGCCCTGCTGACCGGCCTGCCGGAGGCGCGGGCGCTCACCGCGCCGGGTGCCGGGAACTCCGCGTTGACGGCCGAACTCGCCGGGAAGTCACCCGAGGACCAGGAGCGGCGGCTGGCCGAGCTGGTCCGCGGCGAGGCGGCGGCGGTGCTCGGGCACGGCTCGGCCGACGCGGTCTCCGAGCGCCGCGCGTTCCAGGACCTCGGGTTCGACTCGCTGACCGCGGTCGAGCTGCGCAAGCGGCTGGTCAAGCTCACCGGCTGCGCCCTGCCCAGCACGCTGGTGTTCGACTACCCGACCCCGCGCGCCCTGGCCGGCTACCTGCGCGAGCAGCTGCTGGACGAGGTCGCCGCGGCCACCCCGGTGGCCGCCGCGGCCGGGACCGACGAGCCGATCGCCATCATCGGGATGAGCTGCCGGTTCCCCGGCGGCGTGCACAGCCCGGAGCAGCTGTGGGAGCTGGTGCTCGGCGGCGTCGACGCGATCAGCGGGTTCCCCGTCGACCGCGGCTGGGAAGGCGCCGTCACCTTCGACCCGGACCCCGACCGCGGCGGCGGCACCGTCACCACCCAGGGCGGGTTCCTGCACGACGCCGGCGACTTCGACCCGGGCTTCTTCGGCATCTCCCCGCGGGAAGCCCTGTCCATGGACCCGCAGCAGCGGCTGCTGCTGGAGACGACCTGGGAGGCGTTCGAGCGGGCCGGCATCGACCCGCACACCCTGCGCGGCAGCGGCACCGGCACCTACATCGGCTCCAGCTACCAGGAGTACGGCGGCCGGGGCAACGCCGAACTCGAAGGCCACGCCGTCACCGGCCAGATCCCGAGCGTGCTCTCCGGCCGGCTGGCCTACGTGTTCGGCCTGGAGGGCCCGGCGGTCACCGTGGACACCGCGTGCTCGTCCTCGCTGGTCGCCCTGCACCTGGCCTGCCAATCGCTGCGCAACGGCGAAACCACGATGGCCATCGCGGGCGGGGCGACCGTGATGACCAACCCCGGTCCCTTCGTCGCCTTCTCCCGCCAGCGCGGCCTGGCCGCGGACGGCCGGTCCAAGGCGTTCTCCGCGTCCGCCGACGGCATGGCGCTGGCCGAGGGCGTCGGCATCCTGCTGGTCGAGCGGTTGTCCGACGCCCGGGCCAACGGGCACCCCGTGCTGGCCGTGGTGCGGGGCAGCGCCATCAACCAGGACGGCGCGTCCAACGGCCTGACCGCGCCGAACGGCCCGTCGCAGCAGCGGGTGATCCGCCAGGCGCTGGCCAACGCGCACCTCGCGTCCACCGAAATCGACGTGGTGGAAGCGCACGGCACCGGCACCCCGCTGGGCGACCCGATCGAGGTGCAGGCCCTGCAGGCCACCTACGGCCGGGACCGCGAGACCGGGCACCCGCTGTGGCTGGGTTCGATCAAGTCCAACATCGGGCACAGCCAGTCCGCGGCCGGCGTGGCCAGCGTGATCAAGATGGTGATGGCGCTGCGCGAAGGCGTGCTGCCGAGAACCCTCTACGC
Encoded proteins:
- a CDS encoding type I polyketide synthase codes for the protein MGVDRTGGSSNEEQLRNYLKRAGADLQRTRRRVQELEEASSEPVAIIGMGCRFPGGVAGPEDLWRMVADGRDGITTFPGDRGWQLDELDSSATLSGGFLPDASRFDADFFGISPREALAMDPQQRVLLETAWDAFERARIDPAALKGTPTGVFVGAMPQDYRVGPSDNVEGFQLTGNTTSVISGRLAYCFGTVGPAVTVDTACSSSLVALHLAAQALRGGECSLAVAGGVTVMPSPLTFLEFSKQGGLAADGYCRSFADSADGTGWAEGVGLLVLEKLSDARRNGHRVLAVVRGSAVNSDGASNGLTAPNGPSQERVIEQALASARLAADQVDVVEAHGTGTTLGDPVEAQALLAVYGRTRPAARPLLLGSVKSNLGHTQAAAGVAGVIKMVLAMQHGVLPRTLHVDRPSSHVDWSSGAVRLLTERTPWPETGEPRRAAVSSFGLSGTNAHTILEQAPAEEPAPRSPRDTGVVPLVLSARTREALREQAGRLLPVLSGGAPELRDLAYSLATTRTGFEHRAVVVAGDHETAATGLSAVRDDVAGVAGVVHGAARGRPKLAVLFTGQGAQRLAAGRELHGRFGAFAEAFDAVCAEFDTHLDRPLREVVWGEDAELLDRTEYAQPALFAIEVALYRLAESWGVRPDFLAGHSIGELAAAHVAGVFSLADAVTLVAARGRLMQALPAGGAMVAVRAAEADVLPLLAGREDEVALAAVNGPESVVLSGDEEAVLEVAGHFEKSKRLRVSHAFHSPRMAPMLAEFRAVVAGLDAREPLLPLVSNLTGEPATVAELTSPDYWVEHVRRPVRFADTAAWLHEHGVRTFLELGPDGSLSALVRESVADAAVFAALRPGRDEQATLTTAVGGLHAAGVPVRWENYFEGADARPVDLPTYPFQRKRFWPKAVARTAGDLRAAGLGPTGHPLLSAAVVLAGADGQLLTGRLSAQTQPWLADHVVRGSSLLPATALLELAVRAGDEVGCEHVAELTLAAPVVLPEQGGVQVQVWVGAPDADGQRALTVYGRPDDADDHPWTEHATGLLGTGPAAAPEPVEWPADAEPIGTEDLYERLAGDGFGYGPAFRGLRAAWRHGTDVFAEVTLPEAVTGDAGAFGIHPALLDAALHALPFADLGGTRGGLPFAWSDVRLHATGATTVRVRLRPVREGVAALELTDPAGAPVLSVGSLAVRAPDAAGTAATGRDLYRLDWTAVPAEAAGNAGSIAVLGDDPFGLDFRTTDTAPAVVLRPVAGRAGPEAVHTLTAEVLADLQNWLSDGTPGRLAFVTRGAVGHEPADLAGAAVWGLVRAAQAEHPGRFVLLDLDTGAESAALIPAALATGEPQLAVRDGGLLAARLARATAEPDVTTEDVAWPESGTVVITGGTGGLGAVLARHLVTERGVRRLLLLSRRGAGAPGAAELLTELAEAGADVAAVACDAADRAALAEALAGVPAEHPVTAVVHTAGVLDDGMVGSLTPQRLSAVLRPKVDVAWNLHELTGDVAKFVLFSSVAGLTGAAGQANYAAGNAFLDALAAHRRATGRPALSLAWGPWAEAGMAAESAHRRLQRTGVPPLSVARGLALFDAAERVAAPVVAPVRLDLPVLRAGEVSPVLRGLVRGPVRRTAAAGAALVAGLDAKRSREAVLELVRARVAGVLGHADAAAVDPDRPFSELGFDSLTAVELRNQLSAATGLRTPATLIFDHPTVTALAAYLLEELLGADTPETGPAGARDLADDPIVIVGMDCRYPGGVRSPEDLWRVVTEGVDVISGFPVNRGWDLDALYHPDPDHPGTCYTRSGGFLHDAGEFDPAFFGMSPREALATDSQQRLLLETSWSAIERAGVDPLTLRGSRTGVFAGVMYGDYSAVLSDAEFEGYRGTGSSTSVVSGRVAYTLGLEGPAVTVDTACSSSLVALHWAMQALRAGDCDLALAGGVTVMASPGAFIEFARQRGLSPDGRCKAYSDAADGVAWSEGVGVLVLERQSDAIRNGHHVLAVVAGSAVNSDGASNGLTAPNGPSQQRVIRQALASAGLSTSDVDVVEGHGTGTALGDPIEAQAVLATYGRDRETPVLLGSVKSNLGHTQAAAGVAGVIKMVQAMQHGVVPRTLHADTPSSHVDWTAGAVDLLREPAEWPAAGRPRRAAVSSFGFSGTNAHVILEQPAVVVPAEPGPPVRAPWLLSARSGGALRDQAARLAARLAADPALDPTDVAFSLATTRSRFEHRAAVLAEDTESRVRALTALSADRPDPALVTGEPAGGRLALLFAGQGSQRPGMGHELYRQYPAFAAAFDAVAEALAPQLDRPLAAVLFAAPGSAEAELLDTTGWAQPALFALEVSLFRLLESWGVEPDRLAGHSIGEIAAAHVAGVLSLADAATLIGARARLMQALPSGGAMVAVQATEDEVAAAVDGETVDVAAVNGPDSVVLAGDEDAVLAAAATFAAQGRRTKRLRVSHAFHSPRMAAMLADFRAVAETLTFHPPRIPVVSALTGEPATAEQLGDPEHWVRHVRATVRFADAVRAMAGHGVTTFAELGPDGVLSAMVQDILAGPADEVACVPVLRADRAEQTALLGALGALHTAGVDLDWRAFFAGRDARWVDLPTYAFQYESFWPQATTRTAADPADERWWAAVERGDAGELAEVVGLGEDQRAALDSVLPALANWRQHRADRARLDGWRYRVDWAPLSIEPATLSGTWVLATTGDEPELAAALAERGAQVRTVRLTESDVDSAGPAGRIGPCDGVLAVLGSGDHTTGLPLGFALGVTLARTVECPLWIVTRDAETDPEQAMLWGLGRTAALEHPQTWGGLIDVPAALDADDARSVAAVLSAPGGEDQLAVRGRAVSGRRLVHHPGTGHAPAGEFSARGTVLVTGGTGGLGGEVARWLARSGARRLVLTSRRGPDAPGAAELQAELTELGADHGLAVDIVACDVADLDALRAVLDGIPEDIPLTGVVHTAGVADRAPLAEVGLAELAATVSAKADGAANLDHLLGDRELDLFVLFGSIAGVIGSGGQTGYSAANAALDALARQRHARGRTATSIAWGPWAGSGMAAQDAGTGTLARRGLAFLPVRAALAELGRAIVQHDVTVTVVDADWATYVPVFTAARPSALLTGLPEARALTAPGAGNSALTAELAGKSPEDQERRLAELVRGEAAAVLGHGSADAVSERRAFQDLGFDSLTAVELRKRLVKLTGCALPSTLVFDYPTPRALAGYLREQLLDEVAAATPVAAAAGTDEPIAIIGMSCRFPGGVHSPEQLWELVLGGVDAISGFPVDRGWEGAVTFDPDPDRGGGTVTTQGGFLHDAGDFDPGFFGISPREALSMDPQQRLLLETTWEAFERAGIDPHTLRGSGTGTYIGSSYQEYGGRGNAELEGHAVTGQIPSVLSGRLAYVFGLEGPAVTVDTACSSSLVALHLACQSLRNGETTMAIAGGATVMTNPGPFVAFSRQRGLAADGRSKAFSASADGMALAEGVGILLVERLSDARANGHPVLAVVRGSAINQDGASNGLTAPNGPSQQRVIRQALANAHLASTEIDVVEAHGTGTPLGDPIEVQALQATYGRDRETGHPLWLGSIKSNIGHSQSAAGVASVIKMVMALREGVLPRTLYAEDPSPHIDWSDGTVVPLTEPVDWTTDGRPRRCAVSSFGVSGTNAHTVLEQAPAPAEPPAGAAFEPAPDRPVPWVLSARSPAALRGQAEKLLPLAGLDPAAVGRSLLASRARLEHRAVVVGAGTELAEHLNAYSRGVRGGVVEGVADVDGKVVFVFPGQGSQWAGMGARLLDVSPVFAERMAECAAALAPFVDFSLLDVLRSGADLDRVEVIQPASFAVMVSLAALWESRGVRPAAVLGHSQGEIAASVVAGALSLADGCRVVALRSQAIARRLAGKGAMMSVPLPAAEVTERIARFGGAVSVAALNGPRSVVVSGTADAVDELFAELTAGHVRARRIDVDYASHSAQVEELHEELLDALAGLAPRTPEVPFFSTLTGDWLGEQPLDAEYWYRNLRQTVGFEPAVRALLAQGHQVFIETSAHPVLTFGVQETVDDAGERAVVVGTLRRDNDSWTRVLTSFAEAFVRGVPVDLAAEFAGGTATVDLPTYAFQHEHYWLPLNAGATVTADPADQEFWDAVEQADVDTLSAGLAVDRDSLAAVLPGLSSWRKQRQDRATVDGWRYRVGWTPLGATPAAALSGTWLLVTASAEDGGDDELAAVLTGHGAEVRRLVFDGELPELPELSGIVSTLATAEEPHGEHPALTRGLALSVQLVQALGTAGIDAPLWLLTRGAVATGEADTVTHPLQAQVLGLGWTAAVEHPERWAACSTCPPSWTAAAATGWRPSCPAPPARTSWPSAPPACSAAAWCGPRPATTRPRGPGPRAAPR